The following proteins are co-located in the Paludibaculum fermentans genome:
- a CDS encoding MFS transporter, whose product MPAASQTPPGLETTQGSLQGSMARRGISGLFLSGILMAFLGSILLAWRYHIDPNYLLIGTYFLLQNLGMLLAPLLAAPLLRRKGIRFVMAFACAVAFLAMVLLAAFSPPSPFAWRMGGLFLIGLSAGLLNTSVFHAITPVYNLNPAATLSLAGALYGLGSMTCALFIAGTFFAYTVAVVLLILAVVPALAAIIYYRAKLPDEPVVKEVTWERALKDFKSPAAILFALLLFFQSGNEGALAGWLPLFLTQRLGASPATSLFLLALYWFALLIGRVAAQWLLPRVRHARLLAGATLAPMFACLVLLSTNNLFGATVGVLLAGGGFSVILPLVVEKIGDRFPYFHPGFFNGIFSIAITGSLLAPASLGYLAHFYGVGVVMGLPLAGSIMVVFLIILILLEARLSSAPKSST is encoded by the coding sequence GTGCCGGCCGCCTCCCAAACGCCACCCGGGCTCGAGACCACGCAAGGCTCCCTGCAGGGGTCGATGGCCCGCCGCGGCATCTCCGGCCTGTTTCTCTCCGGCATCCTGATGGCGTTCCTAGGCTCCATCCTGCTCGCCTGGCGCTACCACATTGATCCCAACTACCTTCTGATTGGGACCTACTTCCTGCTGCAAAACCTGGGCATGCTGCTCGCCCCCCTGCTGGCGGCTCCGCTGCTGAGGCGCAAAGGCATCCGGTTTGTGATGGCGTTCGCGTGTGCCGTCGCCTTTCTCGCCATGGTGTTGCTGGCCGCATTCTCGCCGCCCTCGCCCTTCGCGTGGCGGATGGGTGGACTCTTCCTCATCGGGCTCAGCGCGGGCCTGTTGAATACCAGCGTGTTCCACGCCATTACGCCCGTCTATAACCTGAATCCGGCGGCGACCCTGAGCCTGGCCGGCGCGCTCTACGGCCTGGGCAGCATGACCTGCGCGCTCTTCATCGCCGGTACCTTCTTTGCCTACACCGTTGCCGTCGTCCTGCTGATTCTGGCCGTCGTGCCCGCCCTGGCCGCGATCATCTATTACCGCGCCAAACTGCCGGACGAGCCTGTCGTCAAGGAAGTCACCTGGGAGCGGGCGCTGAAGGATTTCAAGAGCCCGGCTGCCATTCTGTTTGCGCTGTTGCTGTTCTTCCAGTCGGGCAACGAAGGCGCGCTGGCGGGTTGGCTGCCGCTCTTCCTGACACAACGGCTGGGCGCGAGCCCCGCTACCTCGCTCTTCCTGCTGGCTTTGTACTGGTTTGCCTTGCTCATCGGACGGGTCGCAGCGCAGTGGCTCTTGCCGCGCGTCCGCCATGCCCGCCTGCTGGCCGGGGCTACCCTGGCGCCGATGTTCGCCTGCCTCGTCCTGCTCTCCACGAACAACCTGTTCGGAGCCACGGTCGGCGTACTGCTGGCTGGGGGCGGATTCTCGGTGATCCTGCCGCTGGTGGTGGAAAAGATCGGCGACCGGTTCCCCTACTTCCACCCCGGCTTCTTCAACGGCATCTTCTCCATCGCCATCACGGGCAGCCTGCTGGCGCCGGCGTCCCTGGGCTATCTCGCTCACTTCTATGGGGTTGGCGTCGTGATGGGGCTGCCGCTGGCAGGCTCCATCATGGTGGTGTTCCTGATCATCCTGATCCTGTTGGAAGCGCGCCTGTCGAGCGCCCCTAAGTCTTCCACTTAG
- the rpmE gene encoding 50S ribosomal protein L31, translating into MKAGIHPAYNELNVICACGHSFKTRSTNKGDIRVEICSSCHPFFTGRQKLIDTEGRVDRFQKMLVRSANLKAKRADTKQPVG; encoded by the coding sequence ATGAAAGCTGGCATCCATCCCGCCTACAATGAACTGAACGTGATCTGCGCATGCGGTCACTCGTTCAAGACCCGCTCGACAAATAAAGGTGACATCCGAGTGGAAATCTGCTCCAGTTGCCATCCCTTCTTCACGGGCCGTCAGAAGCTGATCGACACCGAGGGGCGAGTGGATCGTTTCCAGAAGATGTTGGTTCGTTCGGCCAATCTGAAGGCCAAGCGGGCAGACACCAAGCAGCCGGTCGGTTAA